A window of Clostridium novyi genomic DNA:
TTGTTGAAGTTCTTCGATATATTTTTCCAAAGAAGCTATATCTTGTTCTAAATTTTTAACCTTTAATTTCTTTTGCTTTTCAAGTTTTGCTTCTTCACGCTTTTTTTTCTTTTCTGATTGAATTTGTGTTTTTGTTTTTCCTTGAATTTCTTCTATTTGTTGAAATCTAAATGGGTTTTTCTTTTTTTCTACATAGTAACTATAGTTACCAAGGTATGTTTTAATACCATCTATGTTTAGTTCGTGTATTTTTTCTACAACTTTATTTAAAAAATATCTATCATGAGATATAACAAGTACAGTTCCGTCATAATCTATTATAGCATCTTCTAAAGCTTCTCGAGACATTATATCAAGGTGATTTGTAGGTTCATCTAATAATAGAAAATTAGACTTTGAAAGTATAATTTTAAGTAAGTTTATTCTACATTTTTCACCACCACTTAATTTTGAAACTTGTTTAAATACATCATCTCCTGTAAATAAAAATGCTGCTAGAACGTTTCTTATTTCTGTAGTAGTCATTTTAGGAAAGTCATCCCAAACTTCATCAATAACAGTTTTATTTGGATCCAAGTTAGATTGTTCTTGATCATAATATCCAATAAAAACATTTTTACCTAAAGAGAAATTGCCACTATCTTGTTTAATTTTATTCATAAGTATTTTAAATAAAGTTGTTTTTCCACGACCATTTTCACCAATTAAAGCAATGTGTTCTCCACGCTTTACATCTAAGTTTAAATTTTCGAAGAGAAGTTTATCTTCATAGCGTTTTGAAAGATTTTCGGCGTATAATACGTCATTACCACTTTTAATTTGAGTTTCGAATTTAAACCTATGTAGTTTTCTATCTTCAGTAGGGCAATCAAGTCTTTCTATTTTATCTAAAGCTTTTTGTCTACTTTCAGCAGCTTTTATACTTTTTTCTCTATTGAATGAACGATATTTTTCTATTATTTCTTCTTGACGTTTGATTTCAGCTTGTTGCAAATTGTATGCTTTTAGTTTTTCTTCAAATACTTTTTTCTTTAAGTCAATAAAAGTTGTGTAATTTCCGTTGTAAACATCTAATTTACCGTTTATAAGCTCAAAGGTTTTAGTTGTTATACAATCTAAAAAGTATCTATCATGAGAAATTATAATTATAGTTCCTTTATAATTTTGCAAATAATCTTCAAGCCATTCAATTGCATCTAAATCTAGATGGTTAGTAGGTTCATCTAATAATAAAATGTCAGGCTTAGAAAGTAATAATTTACATAGTGCTACTCTAGTTTTTTGACCACCACTTAAAATATTTATTGGTTTATAATAATGTTCTTCTGTAAATCCTAGTCCTTTTAATACTTTACTTATTTCTGCCTTATATAGATATCCACCACGATTATTATAAAGTTCAGATAAGTTTGTATAATCTTTTATAATTTTGTTGTGGTAATCTGCATTAGAAGAATCATAGGGTTTATTCATTTCTGATTCTAATAAAGCTAGTTTATTTTCCATGTTTATTAAATCTTGAAATACTAATAGGGCTTCATCATAGATAGAATTATTACTATCTAGAGATAAATGCTGAGATAAGTAACCAATTTTTTTGTTTTTATCTAAAAACATATCTCCACTATCAGCATCTAATTGTTTAGTTAAAATTTTAAATAAAGTAGATTTGCCGGCACCATTACATCCAACTAGTCCTACGTGTTCTCCTTCATCTATATTAAAGGTTATATTTTTTAAAATTTCATCTATACCGTAACTCTTTGTTATATTTTTACAACTTAAAACTATCATGAATGTTCACCTTCCTTAGTATATTTTACTATGAGAATATATTTTTTTGTAGTAAAATTTTGCTGAAAACTTTTGGTGATAGTTAAGAGTTTAACATAATAATATTGAATAATTAAAAGAATAAATTTAATTATAAATAACAATATCATTACAAGTAAATAAAATACTTATAAAGAAATATATTGAAAAAGTGTATAAATATCCATAAAGTCTTTAAAAAATAACACAAAAAATAGAATTTTAAGGCTTTGCTGTTATTGTATTAACAAATTAACTATAGTAAAATGATTAATAGTGATATTTGTAGGATATAGTATAGATATATTATTTTATTGAAATTAAAACAAGGAGTGTAACATAAGTGGAAAAGAAAAGAAATATTTCAATGGCCGTTATAAGAAGATTACCAAAATATTACAGATACTTATCTGAACTAATAGATAATGATGTTGATAGAATTTCTTCTAAAGAATTAAGTGAAAAAATAGGATTTACTGCATCACAAATTCGTCAAGATCTTAATAACTTTGGAGATTTTGGTCAACAAGGATACGGATATAATGTAAAAGATTTATATAATGAAATAAGATCTATATTAGGGTTAAACGGGGATTATAATATAGTTATTGTTGGTGCAGGTAATATAGGGCAAGCAATTGCTAATTATACTAATTTTGATAAAATGGGATTTAACTTAAAAGGTATTTTTGATGTTAATCCTAAATTATTAGGATTAAAAATAAGAGACGTAGAAATAAAGGATATAGATAAATTAGAAGATTTTTTACAAAAAGAAAAAGTTCATATTGGAGTTATTTGTGTTACTAAAAGTAATGCTCAAGATGTATGTGATATATTCAAAAGAAATGGTGTTAAAGGAATATGGAATTTTGCACCTATTGATTTAATAGGTGGAGAAGATGTAGTTATAGAAAATGTTCACTTAAGTGAAAGTTTATTAACACTTACATACCTTTTGAATGGATTTAAATAGGAATAAGTTACTATAATTAAAAATAAAAATAAAAAAAGGATTTAGATTCCAAAAACTCATATTTTTATTGAAAAATACAAATATTAG
This region includes:
- a CDS encoding ABC-F family ATP-binding cassette domain-containing protein, encoding MIVLSCKNITKSYGIDEILKNITFNIDEGEHVGLVGCNGAGKSTLFKILTKQLDADSGDMFLDKNKKIGYLSQHLSLDSNNSIYDEALLVFQDLINMENKLALLESEMNKPYDSSNADYHNKIIKDYTNLSELYNNRGGYLYKAEISKVLKGLGFTEEHYYKPINILSGGQKTRVALCKLLLSKPDILLLDEPTNHLDLDAIEWLEDYLQNYKGTIIIISHDRYFLDCITTKTFELINGKLDVYNGNYTTFIDLKKKVFEEKLKAYNLQQAEIKRQEEIIEKYRSFNREKSIKAAESRQKALDKIERLDCPTEDRKLHRFKFETQIKSGNDVLYAENLSKRYEDKLLFENLNLDVKRGEHIALIGENGRGKTTLFKILMNKIKQDSGNFSLGKNVFIGYYDQEQSNLDPNKTVIDEVWDDFPKMTTTEIRNVLAAFLFTGDDVFKQVSKLSGGEKCRINLLKIILSKSNFLLLDEPTNHLDIMSREALEDAIIDYDGTVLVISHDRYFLNKVVEKIHELNIDGIKTYLGNYSYYVEKKKNPFRFQQIEEIQGKTKTQIQSEKKKKREEAKLEKQKKLKVKNLEQDIASLEKYIEELQQKLCLEEIYSDPNKSEEVNKELLTKENKLELLYTEWEELL
- a CDS encoding redox-sensing transcriptional repressor Rex codes for the protein MEKKRNISMAVIRRLPKYYRYLSELIDNDVDRISSKELSEKIGFTASQIRQDLNNFGDFGQQGYGYNVKDLYNEIRSILGLNGDYNIVIVGAGNIGQAIANYTNFDKMGFNLKGIFDVNPKLLGLKIRDVEIKDIDKLEDFLQKEKVHIGVICVTKSNAQDVCDIFKRNGVKGIWNFAPIDLIGGEDVVIENVHLSESLLTLTYLLNGFK